One Phosphitispora fastidiosa genomic region harbors:
- a CDS encoding ACT domain-containing protein, which translates to MKVQQISVFLENKSGRLAELTEVLGQAGINIRALSIADTSDFGILRLIVNKPEEAFRILKDDGFSVSITDVIAVEVQDDPGGLARVMGILNSAGINIEYLYAFLEKSSNDALVVFRVEQVDEAVELLAKHNVNVVKGSEVYKL; encoded by the coding sequence TTGAAAGTACAACAGATTTCTGTTTTTCTTGAAAACAAGTCCGGAAGGCTGGCTGAACTAACAGAGGTGCTGGGTCAGGCAGGAATAAATATCAGGGCCTTGTCCATTGCAGATACATCTGATTTTGGTATTTTGAGGCTTATTGTTAATAAGCCGGAAGAGGCCTTCAGGATACTAAAAGATGATGGGTTTAGTGTGAGTATTACTGATGTAATTGCTGTGGAAGTTCAGGATGATCCGGGAGGCCTTGCCAGGGTGATGGGCATTTTAAATTCTGCTGGGATAAATATAGAATACCTGTATGCTTTTCTGGAAAAGTCATCAAATGATGCCCTGGTCGTGTTCCGGGTGGAACAGGTAGATGAAGCTGTAGAACTTCTGGCGAAGCACAATGTTAACGTGGTTAAAGGCAGCGAGGTTTATAAACTATAA